In Shewanella glacialimarina, the genomic stretch TACCTAAGTTGATGTGGTTGATAATTAACTTAGGCCGCAGAGGAGGATTGTCAGCTATCAATTTAATTGATGTGAAATATAAAAACTCGCTACAAAATTAAGATAATGACTTTAGTACACCTATTTCGGAAATCTGACTACTAATCCTGTAAGCGGGTTTTTATCAGTTTATCATCTGCTCTTAGCAGTGATTAGTCTGCTGACAGCTCACCAATCAAGTTCATTTGCATCGATTTCTTAATTTCTTCTGGTGTCAAATTTATTGAAAGCAAATAGTGCAATTTTGCTAATGCTGCTTCAATAGTCATATCCATACCACTTATTACGCCAGCCTTAGCTAATGAGTTACCTGTCGCATAACCGCGCATATTGACTTTGCCCTGAAAACATTGAGTCAGGTTGACTAGGACTATTCCACGCTCATCGGCCTGTTTTAATGCCTGTAAAAGCAGTGGGTCCTGTGGTGCATTTCCCACTCCAAAGGTAAGCATGATTAATGCTTTAACCGGTTGCTGTAAAATATTGTTAAATATTTGGGTTGAAATTCCGGGATATAAAGTCACTACCCCAATAGGCTGCGGTTTGATATTAATTACATTTAAAGGCGAGTTTGTCGGCTGAGTGATTTTGCCTTCTTTGATATTAATCTTAATACCCGCCTCAAGTAGTAGCGGGAAGTTAGGTGAGGCAAATGCATCAAAGCCATCGGCATGGGCCTTAGTTGAACGATTACCTCTAAACAATTTATTGTTAAAAAATAAACAGACTTCTGCTATTGGGTAATTGGCAGCGATATACAATGAGTTTAATAAGTTTGTTTGACCGTCAGAACGAAGCTGCGCTAAAGGAATTTGAGAGCCAGTGACAATGACAGGTTTTGATAGCCCTTGTAGCATAAATGACAATGCTGAAGCGGTATAAGCCATAGTGTCGGTGCCATGTAATATGACAAAACCATCGTATTTTTCATAATTAGCTTTTATGTCATTAGCGATGAGTTGCCAATCCGTAGGCGCCATATTTGAAGAGTCAATTAATGGGCTGTATTCCTGGATCACAAAGCTTGGCATTTCTTCGTGATAAAACTCAGGCATAGACTGAACGCAATCGGTTAAAAAGCCAGAAACAGGTGCAAAACCATTAGCGGTTTTTTGCATACCTATTGTTCCGCCCGTATAGGCAACGTAAATAGCGCGTTTAGTCATGGATTAGCTCAAATTAGATTAATTTTACATAATGTGTAAATTATACGAGTTATATTGTCGAATCGATATAAAAAAGCCTGCTAAGCAGGCTTTTTTTACATATTTAATATTTCTATGCTAAAAACTAGAAGTCACATTGCTCACAGTAAAGGTACACTCCCTGCGGGTCATCAAACTTAGCAAAGTCTTCAATCACGCCACTCCACTGGGTTAACATGGTTTCGAGTATGGATGATTTATGCGCAGATACTGGTATATAAGCCGCTGAGGCGCCTATTAACTGTTGAATAAACTGTTGTTCAGTAGTCAATTCCTGTTCAATTAATTTGGTATCAAACTTATCCATTTCAGCCAGTTCTGCAGCTTTTGCGATAGCTTGTTTCATGTCGCCAATTTCATCAACAAGACCTAATTCAAGTGCACGGTTACCGGTCCAAACACGGCCCTGGGCAATATTATCGACTTGTTCAAGTGTCATATTACGCTCGGAGGCAACAAGAGAAATAAACTCATGGTAACCACGTTCTATATGACGTTGAATAACGGCTTTTACATTGGGACTTAAACTGCGAGTAGGTGAGAGACCAGCCCAATCTGATGTTGCTACGCCGTCTGAATTAACACCCAAATGGCTTAGGGTATCTTCAAAGGTGGCAAACATGCCAAAAATACCAATTGAACCGGTAAGCGTCGTCGGAGTTGCATAAATATAATCAGCGCTTGCTGAAATCCAGTAACCGCCAGACGCGGCTAAACTTCCCATACTCACAACAACGGGTTTACCTGCATTTTTAAGTGCCAGCACTTCTTGGCGTATTTGCTCCGAAGCAAATGCACTGCCACCAGGGCTATCTACCCGTAACACCACAGCTTTTACTTTATCGTTTAAACGAGCTTTACGCAGGTATTCAGACGTGGTTTCACCGCCAATTTGTCCAGCGGGCTGGGCGCCATTAAGAATGTTACCTTTTGCGACAATAATGCCTACTGAATCATTTTCAATAAACTGAGGTAGCGGTGCGGTGAGTGATAGGTAATCATTGAAACCTATTTGACGGTATGAATTACCTTCTTTATTGCTACCGACAAGTTCTATCATGGCGAGGCGAAATTGCTCCGCAGAAACAAGCTCATCAACCCAACCCATATTCATTGCCATCAATGCACTGTCACCGTTTGCTTTATCTAACTGAGCTAAATAAGCATCGGTATCAAGCACTAATTGATCAGGGCTAATGCCGCGGTTTTTAGCAACACTAGTTGAATAGCTTTGCCAAATATCGCCCAGCAATTCATCACTAGCAGCTTTGTCAGCGTCAGACATGTCATCACGAATAAAAGGTTCTACCGCTGACTTGAAAGTACCAACACGAAAAACATGGGTGTTAATTTTAAGCTTTTCTAGTGCAGACTTATAGTAAAGGCGATAACGGCTTAATCCGTCAAGACTAACCATGCCTTTAGAGTTTAAAAATAAGGTGTCTGCATAGCTCGCAAGGAAGTACTGGTTTTGGCTGTAACCATCCTCCATTGCAATCACTTTTTTACCGGCAGCTTTAAACTCAGTTAACGCATCGCCAATATTAGTCATTTTGCTTACACCTGCCGAGCGTAAGTTACTTAAATTAAGTACTATGGTGCTAATTCGTGTATCTAGGGTGGCGTTGTTAATCACATAAAGCACATCAGCTAACAGAATTTCAGCATCGGGATTATCATTGCCCTGTGCTAACACAGCTTCAAAGGGATCAACAAAGCGTTTTTGATCGACTATATGACCCGATAAGTCCAGCACTAAGGCTGTTTGATTGTCGAGCACAATTTCATCTTCTGAAGTCATGACCGCAATAATGATGACTGCTAATATGCTGAAAAAAACAAAATTGATAATTAATTTTCTTATAGTGTTCACTGTATTCCATAATAAGGTGAACAACCTTTTTAAAAACGGGGGTTTAGTGGACATTTACCACTCCTATAACATTCTAATAATGTCATCCTAACTGAAAATGGATTTAAATGGTAAATTCAATTGTAAACGTTTTTGACAATCCGCTGTGTCAATGATTGAGCTTTATCAAAGTTAAGGTTATGCTGGTTTCAATCACTTGTTTAAAAAGGATGTTTGAATGTCGTTTCCACACATACTAGAACCTTTAGATTTAGGCTTCACGCAGTTGAAAAACCGCGTGTTAATGGGCTCTATGCACACAGGCTTAGAAGAAGAAAAAGGCGGATTTGAGAAACTGGCAGCGTTTTATAAAGAACGAGCCGCTGGCGGAGTAGGATTAATTGTTACTGGCGGTATCGCGCCTAATATGCGTGGACGTCTTGCGCCTCATGCATGCCAATTAAGCTTTCCTTGGCAAGTCAGTAAACACAAAATTGTTACCGATGCAGTGCATGACGCTGGCGGTAAAATCTGTATGCAAATTTTGCATGCGGGTCGTTACAGCTATCATCCTTTTAGCTTGGCGCCGAGTAAAGTGAAATCACCGATCACGCCTTTTACCCCTTCGGCTATGTCATCAAGACAAGTTAATAATACCATTAAAGATTATGCCAGCAGCGCTAAATTAGCCCGTAAAGCAGGTTACGATGGTGTTGAAGTGATGGGATCAGAAGGGTACTTGATTAATCAATTTATCAGTTCTCGTACCAATAAAAGAACCGATGAATGGGGCGGCAGTTATCAAAACCGGGTTAAGTTTCCTTTAGAAATAGTCAAAGCTATCCGTGACAAAGTCGGTAAAGATTTCATTATCATTTTCCGTTTATCTATGTTGGACTTAGTCGATAATGGATCAACTTGGGATGAGGTTGTTGAACTGGCAAAATCATTAGAAGCCGTCGGCGTGAGTATTATCAATACTGGTATTGGTTGGCATGAAGCGCGAGTACCGACAATTGCTACCAGTGTCCCAAGGGGCGGCTTTGCATGGGTGACAGAAAGATTAAAATCGGAAGTTAGCATACCTTTAGTGGCTACAAACCGTATTAATACCCCCGAAATTGCCGAACATATTATTGCCTCTGGCCAAGCGGATATGGTGTCTATGGCACGGCCATTTTTAGCTGATGCTGAATTTGTTAATAAAGCAGCGGCTAATCAAAGCGAGTTAATTAATACCTGTATTGGCTGTAATCAGGCTTGCCTTGATCATACCTTCTCGATGAAGCGCGCCACTTGTTTAGTGAATCCGCGTGCGTGTTATGAAACAGAAATTAACTTTACCCCAACCCAGGCGAAGAAACGCATAGCAGTTATGGGCGCAGGTCCTGCTGGAATGGCGTTTTCTGTTTATGCAGCAACTCGCGGCCATGACGTGGTGTTGTTTGAAGCGAAAAGTGAAGTGGGCGGCCAGTTCAACTTGGCGCGTAAAATCCCTGGTAAGGAAGAGTTTAATGAAACCATTCGCTACTTTACCAATCAGATTAAACTGCTTAAGGTCGATTTACGTTTAAATACTAAGTTAGATGCCCAAGTATTGAAGCAAGAGCATTTTGATGAAGTGGTGATTTCTTCGGGTGTGGTACCGCGTAATCTTAAGTTAGAAGGTTTTGATGATCCCCGTGTGGTTGATTATCAAAAGGTGCTTAATGGCGAAGTTGAAATTGGTCAAAAAGTCGCATTAATCGGTGCCGGTGGTATTGGTTTTGATATGGCGCATTTTTTATGTGAAAAAGAGTCTTCTACATTGCAACCCGATAAATGGTTAAAGCAGTGGGGCATTGATAAAGAGTATCAGAATCGTGGTGGACTGACAGAAGAAGCGGAGCATCACCCAAGCCGTGAAATCTATTTGCTACAACGCAAAACCACTAAAATGGGCAAAGGCCTAGGCAAAACGACTGGTTGGATCCATCGCTCAGTGCTTAAACAGCATGAAGTTAATATGATGACCGGAGTCAGTTATGAAAAATTTGACTCACAAGGGCTACATATTAAAGTCGGTGATGTATCTCAAATTCTTGCGGTTGATAATGTCGTGCTATGTGCGGGACAAGAATCAAATCGCACCTTAGTGGATGAAATGAAAGCGACAGGGCTACCGGTTCACCTTATTGGTGGTGTTGATGTTGCCGCTGAGTTAGATGCTAAACGTGCGATAAGACAAGGTGCTGAATTGGCTATGTCAATTTAGCTCTTGGATGAGGCAAGTCGCTATTTTTAAAAGCCTAACATTCTGTGTTAGGCTTTTTTATTTATCCTTAAACACAGTTTCTGGTACTAAAGGCAGTGGCCACGGGTATAGCTTAATTCAACTAGCAATATACAGTTTTTCGTCTGGCCTTAAACCTATATATAGGTTTATTCAATTACATCGAAAGTCTACCAAAAAAGAGACTATAAGCGGGCGTTTACGTCATACCTCCCATCATAATAGACTAAAGCTCCAGCACATTTTTGCGCCATTCCTTGTTAGAGATGCCAATTCGCCGATTTCAACTTAATGAATAATTTTCAGTCTATTCGGGTAATAAAGGTTTGCTCGTCATCCACAAAAGCTACAAAGCCGCCGTGATAGATAAATACCCGACCACGCCCCTCAACTAAGCAGGCAAGCTGTGGGTACAAATCTTCTTCGTTACCCTGTCTTTGATATGTGCCGATATCGGTGATTACGCCGCTGAGAGTAGGCAAATATCTATAAGTTCGCTTTGCTTGGTCAACCAGGTTCAATTCGCTGGCGGTAGAGAAGCAAGAGGGTATCGTACCGGCTTCTTCGATAAACATAGTTTTCAGTTCTTCAAAAGCTGTGATCACTAGCCAGTCGATGCTGTTAACATGATGGATAAACATTGAGTTTCTCGGTAATTCTGATGCGGAGATTTTAACATTATCAGGGGCAGAACGTAGTAGATATTTATTAATTCTGTGCAATTTACGGTCATTCACTAGGCCACCTTGCTGACACGTCTTTGCCCCAGAGTGTGTTTGCCATTTTGAAAAAAAGTAAACGTCGTGGCGCTTCGCCCACACCAGACCAAAGGGGCAAAACGCTTGCGCCCCTTTGGAAACCCTCAGCGCCCCAGACGAAAAATGCTGTAAAGCGCATAATTTCGATGGGGATCGATCCAGCTTTAAACTTCATCTGTAACCGGCTTCGGCCATTATCAAAAAGCCCTAACGCTTCCGATGAGCCGTCCCTGGCCCAACGAAAGCTAGCGTGGCACCCATGCCAAGCTCACGGCCTTTTCTCGATGACCTCAATTCAAATTTAGTCTGGAAGGTTTTGTGTCTACTAGTTATGAACATAGTTAAATCGAAGAAGCGAAAATATCATCTGCATAATAACCTGCTGCAGGCAATAGATGAGATTGAAGTCACGGACTGACTTAATCTATCCAATGTAATGTGCATTAAAACATTGAATTAAAGCTATAAAGTAGATTAAAGTATGGAAACTTAAGGACAAAGTAGGGCAACCTCGAACGTAATCATCGAGCGCGCCATTTAGGGAAGAAAAAGCCATTCAATAGCATGTGCCCATCAGCTCCCTTTTTAAAGTTTACTCTGACCCCCTAATTTTAAACAACCTGGTTTTAACCTCGGCTTAGGTAAGAGGGTAATATTGCTCTTAATGCCGCTTTACAAATAGGAAAATGTTTTGAGAATAATTGTATTACTTCTACCCATAATATTTATATGTTCATGTTCATCAGTAGATGAACATTCTGCTTGTGCATTTGTTATTGGTGCAAATGATAGCAATCAAAGAATAGAAGAAGAAAATTCAAGACCAAATGCTCGAGAAAATAGCAAAGCTGGCATAACAAATGTTATCAATGGGGTTTTAAGTGTTTTTTCTGAATTAATAAATAAGTCTGAAAAAGAATGTGAGTTTTAAACCAGGGCGGGAAGTCACTTAATTAATTACATATTTCCCCAAAAAAGAAGGTATAAAGCAAGAGAAAGCTGAAAGCATCTACTTTCTTGATCTTATGAGAAATATATTAATTTCTTATAGGGAAATGCATCGAATGCATCAGTTGATTAAGTGCCTGTTTAATTATTACTATTTAATTCATCAAAAAGCCGCTTAATCGGGTAGCCGGAGGTGTCTAGCCTCCAGTCCCCACACCACCCTGCATGCGGCTCCGCACAGGGACGTTCATTTAGACGCCTAACCTAAACTTACTGGTTAACTATTTATTACAATAGTTAACTGCGATCCATCTCTTAGTGAACATAAGCCCGCTTCTTAAGATAGTCATTACAAATGATAATGCAAATCGTAAACTTTAGAGCCTAAGCACTAACAAGCTTTTGTCCAAAAACGAGTTAACTCTTGTTCTGATTTAGCTTTTACTACAATCACAAATGAAGCTAAATCGAAGAGATAAAAATGCAGGTGCAGATGAGCCAGCGAGTATCCAAAACAGGGCGAAGTTTCACTAAGTGAAACTTTTCTGAGCGAGAGGCATGGATGCCGAACTGGCTGTTTAACATGGATGTTATTTGTTTTGGTTAAGCCCACATGGATGCTGATTTTAAAACCAAGAGCCGGCGTCTAGCTCAATCATTTGTACATGGAGTCACATTTTGAGCCCATTCTGTCCAGAAGTGAGCTTGAAGCTCATCAAGCTTTATCATTATCGCTCGGCGATGAACGTCGCATGTATATTATCGATGCCAATTAACCTCTTAGGTATTTTGTGCGGCTTGTTTTGTTACTTGCGCTACTACCTTCTTTGCAACCTCATCTATTATTTGCTCTGTTATCGAACATTTATCGCCCCACTTTTGTGCATTTAAACAACTGTTTTAATGGGTGCTAAATAAGCCAAATATTCTTATTTATTCATAACGCACTGTAATTAAATAATATTGTCTGTCTTATTATTGTCATTAATCTGTCTTCTTACTGTTACTTAACACTGGCATGGTAGCTGCTATTACTTGTTATGGTGCAGAGCATGGAGACAAATATGGGGCTAGAGAAGTTACTGTATTTGCAGGGCGTTGGGGCAGAGTTTATTGACTGCTTTGGCAGGCATGTAAAAATTGATCAACACGATAGGCTAGGGATAGTAAAAGCGATGTTGGCACCAAATGGCCATGAGCCATTATCAGCATCCTTAAGTAAGCATCTGCCAGTTAATAGCAGTATTAATAAAAGCATTAACAATAGTATCAGTCACGATGAACCTTTGAGTGTGTCTATCGTTGAGGAGACTGTTTATACGTTAGATGCAAAGCCATGGTTATCGATATTACCTTCTTTTCAATACAGTTATGTATCAATGGCCGCTGCACACATTCATTTACCTGAACAAGATGCTGTGGTTAGGGTTGAAATCATTTTTGATCAAATGAGTCGCCGCCCTATAGATTCACCTAGCAGCGCTGTATTTACTTGTCGTACGAGTGACATGGCCATTATTGGTGAGTATTACTACCAAGGTGTTCGTTATTGCCGCTATCAATTTACCCTCAATCAATTTACTGAATTTGCTATTCCTGATGGTTATCATCATATATCGGTAGAAATTGAGTCTGCAGCGAATATAAACACGGTTTCTTCTGCCTCAGCAACTTTACTTATTGCCCCTAATCATTGTTTTGATGCTGGGCTGGTTAAGCAAACCCAACAAAAATTGTGGGGAATAAGCGTCCAACTTTATAGTTTAAAAAAGGGCGGCGAGGGTTTTGATGCAATAGGGGACTTTAGCAGCTTAAAAAAAATGATTGAATATAGTGCCTCTATGGGGGCTGATTTTGTCATGCTTAATCCTTTACATGCACTTGATATTACTAATCCAGACAATTGTAGTCCCTATAGTCCAACAGACAGAAGACGACTGAATCCACTCTATATCGATCTTGATGAGATGCACAATCTGTTAACTAAAGACAGTAATACTTATGTTGATATGAAACATAATGATTTTTATGTGAAAATAAATCATTTAAAAAATATCAGTTACAAAAAGGTTTTTGACTATAAATATCGCTCATTTGTAATTATGTATGAATTATTTTCTGCTAATAGTAAGGCTGTAAATTCAAGTTATTATCAACAGTTTCGCCAATTTGTTGAGCAAGAAGGTCAGTCACTGCAGCAGTTTTGTGCAGATCAGGTATGTCAATCTCCCCAATGGCTAACTATGCCAGAAGAGTTTTATGCCTATTTGCAGTTTATCGCGGTAGAGCAACTTAAGGCATGCCAAGCATATTGCACATCCCTTGATATGAAAATCGGCCTGATTGGTGATTTAGCCATAGGCGCCTTACTTAGTGGCAATGAAGTACAAAGCAATATTGGTCAGTTTTGTACACAAGCCAGTATTGGTGCGCCGCCAGATCCTTTTTCGGCAAGTGGCCAAAATTGGGGGTTAACGCCATTAGATCCCGTTAAGCTGAAACAGGCTGACTATCAACATTTTATTGATTTGCTTCATACTAATATGCGCTTTTATGGTGCAATTAGAATTGATCATGTTATGGGATTACTCAGACTCTGGTGGTGGCCTGTCAATAAACACTGGGGCAACGGCGCCTATGTTTACTACCCATTAGAGACTCTACTCGCCATTGTTTGTATTGAGAGCCATCGCGCTAATTGCGTTGTTATTGGTGAAGACTTAGGCACGGTTCCGCCTGAAATTATCGATGCTATGGCTCAGCGTAATATTTTATCGAATCAATTATTTTATTTTACTACACAACAACATCAGTTCTGTCCGCCTGATTCACACAAAACCAATAGTTTAATGATGTTGGCTAATCACGATGTCGCACCATTAAAAGCCTGGTGGCAAGGTGAAGATTTATTGATCCGTCAGCGCTTAGCGCAATATGAGTCAGAACAGGATTTTATCACCGAAGCTGAGCAACGTGACGTTGATAAATGGCACCTTATTGATTGGCTAGTTATCGGGCTTGGCCAAGTTAAATCTGGTGGCCTGCACTTGCCTGTTGACGTCAGTTTGTTACTTGCAGAATTACAAAACTTGTTAAGCCAATATCATCAGATACCTGTCGACAAACGTGCACCTCACATGGGCTTAAAAAAAGCTTTATCTGAATTAGTTTTCAATCGGTTACTTAATGCTTGGCTGATTGTGGCGTCAACAAGTAACTCGACATTATTTTGTGTCCAGCTTGCTGATTTGATGGCTGATAACCACTGCGTCAATATTCCGGGAACCTGGAAAGAGTTTCCTAATTGGCAACGCCGATTACCGATGACCTTGACGCAACTGTTTCAAGATAAGGCCATTCAGCAACGATGCCAATTAGTCTTGGCGAGCAGAAATCACCACAACCAAAATGAATAGCCAGAACAACTTAATACCGTTAGGCCAGCAAACGACAAAAATTACCTTATGGAAGCCATTATGATGATAACAAGTGCCACCAATATTCATGCTTCAGTGCTTAGTCAGATAAGTGTGGGTCAATTTAACGATGTGTTCTCGCAACTTGGAATGCATTATGTTGAAGAGATTAAATCACTTGTTATAAATTGCTTTTTACCAGAGGCAAGTCAGGTTGAGGTGATTGATTTAAAAAGTGGTCGTAAAGTGGCAACACTGACTGCGGTTGATGCTGGTTTTTTTAGTGGCAAAATTCCCCGTCGTAAAAATAAGTTTCAATATCTATTGCGAGTCAGTTACCCGCTTAGTGTGGTTGAGATTATTGACCCTTACCAATTTGATAGCCTACTTGATGATAAAGATGTTTATTTATTCAACGAGGGCTCACAGTTACAAGCTTATTTATTTCAAGGCGCTAATTGGCAAACCCACCAAGGTATTAAAGGGGTTCACTTTTGCGTGTGGGCGCCTAATGCACAAAATGTTGCGCTTGTTGGCGATATGAACCATTGGGATCCGCGCCGTCATATATTAAGACGACATCCAGCAAGTGGCTTGTGGGACATCTTTATCGCTGATGTTGATGCCGGCATGCATTATAAGTTTAGTATTGAAGATGCGCAGGGCAATAGGCATGAAAAGTCAGATCCCTACGCCAAAATGATGCAGGCTGCACCGGGGAATGCATCTATTGTGACTGATGTTGATGCTTATCAATGGCAAGATACTAACTGGAAGACACAAAGGATAGCTAACGCACAACAATCTAGTCGTCAAAGTTGCAATCAACCGATGGCAATATATGAGGTGCAACTAGCCTCATGGCGCCGCAAAGGGGACACAGGTGAATGCTTTTATGACTATCAGCAATTAATCGATGAACTTATTCCCTATGTCAAAAAAATGGGTTTTACACATCTGCAATTAATGCCGATCAGTGAATATCCATTTGATGGTTCGTGGGGTTATCAACCCGTAGGCTTGTATGCACCGACCTATCGTTTTGGCAAACCAGAAGGCTTAAAAGCCTTTATCGACAGTTGTCACCAACATGACCTAGCAGTGTTGCTTGATTGGGTACCGGCACATTTTCCTAAAGACCCACACGGCCTGGCTCGTTTTGATGGTTCATGTCTTTATGAACATGCCGATCCACGCCAGGGAGAGCACCCAGATTGGGATACCCTTATTTATAACTATGGCCGAGCGGAAGTTAACAGTTTCTTGTTAAGTAATGCTTATTACTGGTTAAGTGAGTTTCATTTTGACGGCCTTAGATTAGATGCCGTGTCGTCAATGTTGTATTTAGATTATTCAAGAGAACAAGACCAATGGTTACCCAATGAACACGGGGGCCGTGAGAATTTAGCTGCGATAAGTTTTCTAAAACGACTGAATATCGAAATGTATCAAGCTTTTCCGGGCATAGATATGGTCGCTGAAGAATCTACCGCTTGGGGCGGAGTGACTCAAAGTACCGAGCATCAAGGTTTAGGTTTTGGTTATAAGTGGAATATGGGCTGGATGAATGACTCGCTTAGTTATTTAAAGCGCGATCCGCTTTATCGCTCTCACCACCACAATGAACTGACATTTGGTTTAGTGTATGCCTATACAGAGCAATTCATACTGTCGGTTAGTCACGATGAAGTGGTGCACGGTAAGGGTTCGCTCATTAATAAGATCCCCGGAGATGACTGGCAAAAATTTGCTACTTTACGGGCCTACTTTGGTTTTATGTGGGCTCATCCAGGCAAGAAGCTGTTATTTATGGGGTGCGAATTTGCACAGCGAAACGAATGGAATCATAACCTAAGTTTAGATTGGCATTTACTAGAGTATCAAGCTCATCAGCAAATACAGCACTGGATCCAAGATCTTAATGCACTTTACCTGCACACCCCGGCATTATATGCACTTGATACTCATCCGGCGGGTTTCAGTTGGCTTGATTGCCATAACGAGGCCAATAGTATTTTAGTGTTTGCTCGATTTGGCAAACAGTCTAATGAGCATGTAGTGATTGTGATCAATATGACACCAACAGTGCACCATGATTTTCGCATCGGTTTACCTCAACATACAGCTTATCAGCAAGCGTTAAACAGTGATTATGCCCGCTATGGCGGATCGAACCTGATTAATGAGCATGCTATCGATGCTGAAGTT encodes the following:
- the ansA gene encoding asparaginase, whose amino-acid sequence is MTKRAIYVAYTGGTIGMQKTANGFAPVSGFLTDCVQSMPEFYHEEMPSFVIQEYSPLIDSSNMAPTDWQLIANDIKANYEKYDGFVILHGTDTMAYTASALSFMLQGLSKPVIVTGSQIPLAQLRSDGQTNLLNSLYIAANYPIAEVCLFFNNKLFRGNRSTKAHADGFDAFASPNFPLLLEAGIKINIKEGKITQPTNSPLNVINIKPQPIGVVTLYPGISTQIFNNILQQPVKALIMLTFGVGNAPQDPLLLQALKQADERGIVLVNLTQCFQGKVNMRGYATGNSLAKAGVISGMDMTIEAALAKLHYLLSINLTPEEIKKSMQMNLIGELSAD
- the sppA gene encoding signal peptide peptidase SppA; this translates as MSTKPPFLKRLFTLLWNTVNTIRKLIINFVFFSILAVIIIAVMTSEDEIVLDNQTALVLDLSGHIVDQKRFVDPFEAVLAQGNDNPDAEILLADVLYVINNATLDTRISTIVLNLSNLRSAGVSKMTNIGDALTEFKAAGKKVIAMEDGYSQNQYFLASYADTLFLNSKGMVSLDGLSRYRLYYKSALEKLKINTHVFRVGTFKSAVEPFIRDDMSDADKAASDELLGDIWQSYSTSVAKNRGISPDQLVLDTDAYLAQLDKANGDSALMAMNMGWVDELVSAEQFRLAMIELVGSNKEGNSYRQIGFNDYLSLTAPLPQFIENDSVGIIVAKGNILNGAQPAGQIGGETTSEYLRKARLNDKVKAVVLRVDSPGGSAFASEQIRQEVLALKNAGKPVVVSMGSLAASGGYWISASADYIYATPTTLTGSIGIFGMFATFEDTLSHLGVNSDGVATSDWAGLSPTRSLSPNVKAVIQRHIERGYHEFISLVASERNMTLEQVDNIAQGRVWTGNRALELGLVDEIGDMKQAIAKAAELAEMDKFDTKLIEQELTTEQQFIQQLIGASAAYIPVSAHKSSILETMLTQWSGVIEDFAKFDDPQGVYLYCEQCDF
- a CDS encoding NADPH-dependent 2,4-dienoyl-CoA reductase, with the translated sequence MSFPHILEPLDLGFTQLKNRVLMGSMHTGLEEEKGGFEKLAAFYKERAAGGVGLIVTGGIAPNMRGRLAPHACQLSFPWQVSKHKIVTDAVHDAGGKICMQILHAGRYSYHPFSLAPSKVKSPITPFTPSAMSSRQVNNTIKDYASSAKLARKAGYDGVEVMGSEGYLINQFISSRTNKRTDEWGGSYQNRVKFPLEIVKAIRDKVGKDFIIIFRLSMLDLVDNGSTWDEVVELAKSLEAVGVSIINTGIGWHEARVPTIATSVPRGGFAWVTERLKSEVSIPLVATNRINTPEIAEHIIASGQADMVSMARPFLADAEFVNKAAANQSELINTCIGCNQACLDHTFSMKRATCLVNPRACYETEINFTPTQAKKRIAVMGAGPAGMAFSVYAATRGHDVVLFEAKSEVGGQFNLARKIPGKEEFNETIRYFTNQIKLLKVDLRLNTKLDAQVLKQEHFDEVVISSGVVPRNLKLEGFDDPRVVDYQKVLNGEVEIGQKVALIGAGGIGFDMAHFLCEKESSTLQPDKWLKQWGIDKEYQNRGGLTEEAEHHPSREIYLLQRKTTKMGKGLGKTTGWIHRSVLKQHEVNMMTGVSYEKFDSQGLHIKVGDVSQILAVDNVVLCAGQESNRTLVDEMKATGLPVHLIGGVDVAAELDAKRAIRQGAELAMSI
- a CDS encoding cytosolic protein, producing MFIHHVNSIDWLVITAFEELKTMFIEEAGTIPSCFSTASELNLVDQAKRTYRYLPTLSGVITDIGTYQRQGNEEDLYPQLACLVEGRGRVFIYHGGFVAFVDDEQTFITRID
- the malQ gene encoding 4-alpha-glucanotransferase, whose translation is METNMGLEKLLYLQGVGAEFIDCFGRHVKIDQHDRLGIVKAMLAPNGHEPLSASLSKHLPVNSSINKSINNSISHDEPLSVSIVEETVYTLDAKPWLSILPSFQYSYVSMAAAHIHLPEQDAVVRVEIIFDQMSRRPIDSPSSAVFTCRTSDMAIIGEYYYQGVRYCRYQFTLNQFTEFAIPDGYHHISVEIESAANINTVSSASATLLIAPNHCFDAGLVKQTQQKLWGISVQLYSLKKGGEGFDAIGDFSSLKKMIEYSASMGADFVMLNPLHALDITNPDNCSPYSPTDRRRLNPLYIDLDEMHNLLTKDSNTYVDMKHNDFYVKINHLKNISYKKVFDYKYRSFVIMYELFSANSKAVNSSYYQQFRQFVEQEGQSLQQFCADQVCQSPQWLTMPEEFYAYLQFIAVEQLKACQAYCTSLDMKIGLIGDLAIGALLSGNEVQSNIGQFCTQASIGAPPDPFSASGQNWGLTPLDPVKLKQADYQHFIDLLHTNMRFYGAIRIDHVMGLLRLWWWPVNKHWGNGAYVYYPLETLLAIVCIESHRANCVVIGEDLGTVPPEIIDAMAQRNILSNQLFYFTTQQHQFCPPDSHKTNSLMMLANHDVAPLKAWWQGEDLLIRQRLAQYESEQDFITEAEQRDVDKWHLIDWLVIGLGQVKSGGLHLPVDVSLLLAELQNLLSQYHQIPVDKRAPHMGLKKALSELVFNRLLNAWLIVASTSNSTLFCVQLADLMADNHCVNIPGTWKEFPNWQRRLPMTLTQLFQDKAIQQRCQLVLASRNHHNQNE